In one window of Gopherus evgoodei ecotype Sinaloan lineage chromosome 9, rGopEvg1_v1.p, whole genome shotgun sequence DNA:
- the MYNN gene encoding myoneurin isoform X3 encodes MGRRDRIDPSWGLWERTGLNRPAPEGWWQRQRRRNQPPRVICGCRQSRLSHSLEAKTLHRSTKMQYSHHCEHLLERLNKQREAGFLCDCTVVIGEFQFKAHRNVLASFSEYFGAFYRDASDSNVVLDQTQVKADGFQKLLEFIYTGNLNLDSWNVKEIHQAADYLKVEEVVTKCKIKMEDFAFIANPSSTEISSITGNIELNQQTCLLTLQDYNNQEKSDAPSADSVQPQAKKVGLEKKSTQTRKRKKTFNSQKNTKNKPVQYQNDIIENSSVDMFLDANKLAIQITEQAAQGSDNAELQLVSVVESETFAAQDVLVQTITVKQKRGKPQQNCALKEHSMSNIASEKNSYQLESSGEELDQKYSKAKPVCNTCGKIFSEASSLRRHMRIHKGVKPYVCQLCGKAFTQCNQLKTHVRTHTGEKPYKCELCDKGFAQKCQLVFHSRMHHGEEKPYKCDVCNLQFATSSNLKIHARKHSGEKPYVCDRCGQRFAQASTLTYHVRRHTGEKPYVCDTCGKAFAVSSSLITHSRKHTGEKPYICGICGKSFISSGELNKHFRSHTGERPFICELCGNSYTDIKNLKKHKTKVHTGSETTLDSDTVDNSYNEQESIQNQKSPLSESADVKPSEMSLPLPLPIGTEDHQMLLPITGFRGQLVIL; translated from the exons ATGGGCAGGCGGGACCGAATCGACCCATCTTGGGGGCTGTGGGAGCGGACGGGACTAAATCGCCCCGCTCCGGAGGGGTGGTGGCAGCGGCAGAGGAGACGGAACCAACCACCCCGGGTTATATGTGGGTGTAGACAGAGCCGCCTCAGCCACTCCTTGGAG GCCAAGACGCTCCATCGCTCTACCAAAATGCAGTATTCCCATCACTGTGAGCATCTTCTAGAAAGACTGAACAAGCAGCGAGAGGCAGGCTTCCTTTGTGATTGCACGGTAGTTATTGGTGAATTCCAGTTCAAAGCTCACAGAAATGTGCTTGCCTCCTTCAGTGAGTACTTTGGTGCATTTTACAGGGATGCCTCTGACAGTAATGTGGTTTTGGATCAGACTCAAGTGAAGGCTGATGGATTTCAGAAACTCCTGGAGTTTATATACACAGGAAACTTAAACCTTGacag TTGGAATGTTAAAGAAATTCATCAGGCTGCTGACTATCTCAAAGTGGAGGAGGTGGTCACTAAGTGTAAAATAAAGATGGAAGACTTTGCTTTTATTGCTAATCCCTCCTCTACAGAGATTTCTAGTATTACGGGAAACATTGAACTGAACCAACAGACTTGCCTCCTCACTCTTCAAGATTACAATAATCAAGAGAAATCAGATGCCCCTTCTGCAGACTCAGTTCAGCCACAAGCAAAAAAAGTGGGTTTAGAAAAGAAATCTACTCAGACCAGAAAGCGAAAAAAGACTTTTAATTCTCAGAAAAACACAAAGAATAAACCAGTGCAATATCAGAATGACATAATTGAGAACTCATCAGTCGATATGTTTTTAGATGCAAATAAACTGGCCATACAGATAACGGAACAAGCTGCCCAAGGCAGCGATAACGCAGAGCTACAGCTAGTGTCTGTGGTGGAAAGTGAAACTTTTGCAGCACAAGATGTTTTGGTTCAGACTATTACAGTGAAACAAAAACGGGGGAAGCCACAGCAGAACTGTGCATTGAAAGAACACAGTATGTCTAATATAGCTAGTGAAAAGAACTCTTACCAACTGGAGAGCTCTGGAGAAGAACTCGATCAGAAATACTCCAAGGCCAAGCCAGTGTGCAACACTTGtgggaaaatattttcagaagccAGTAGTCTACGACGACACATGAGAATACACAAAGGAGTAAAGCCTTATGTGTGTCAGCTCTGTGGAAAAGCATTTACACAGTGTAATCAGCTGAAAACACATGTCAGAACGCACACAG GGGAGAAGCCATACAAATGTGAATTGTGCGACAAAGGCTTTGCCCAGAAGTGCCAGCTTGTTTTCCACAGTCGCATGCATCATGGAGAAGAGAAACCATATAAATGTGATGTGTGCAATCTGCAGTTTGCAACTTCAAGCAATCTGAAGATCCATGCCAG GAAGCACAGTGGTGAGAAGCCCTACGTGTGTGATAGGTGTGGGCAGAGATTTGCTCAGGCCAGTACGCTGACGTACCATGTTCGTCGCCATACAGGAGAGAAGCCGTATGTGTGTGACACCTGTGGGAAAGCATTTGCAGTGTCCAGTTCTCTGATAACTCATTCTCGAAAACATACAG GAGAGAAACCATATATATGTGGCATTTGTGGCAAAAGTTTTATTTCCTCAGGAGAGCTCAATAAACATTTTCGGTCTCATACAG GTGAAAGACCATTTATCTGTGAACTGTGTGGAAATTCTTACACAgatataaaaaatttaaaaaagcacaaaacaaaagtTCACACAG GATCTGAAACCACCCTTGATTCTGACACAGTTGATAATTCCTACAATGAACAAGAATCCATTCAGAATCAGAAAAGCCCTTTGTCAGAGTCTGCAGATGTGAAGCCTTCTGAGATGTCTTTACCACTTCCTCTTCCCATTGGGACAGAAGACCATCAGATGCTGTTGCCTATAACTG GATTCCGTGGCCAACTGGTAATTCTGTGA
- the MYNN gene encoding myoneurin isoform X2, which translates to MGRRDRIDPSWGLWERTGLNRPAPEGWWQRQRRRNQPPRVICGCRQSRLSHSLEAKTLHRSTKMQYSHHCEHLLERLNKQREAGFLCDCTVVIGEFQFKAHRNVLASFSEYFGAFYRDASDSNVVLDQTQVKADGFQKLLEFIYTGNLNLDSWNVKEIHQAADYLKVEEVVTKCKIKMEDFAFIANPSSTEISSITGNIELNQQTCLLTLQDYNNQEKSDAPSADSVQPQAKKVGLEKKSTQTRKRKKTFNSQKNTKNKPVQYQNDIIENSSVDMFLDANKLAIQITEQAAQGSDNAELQLVSVVESETFAAQDVLVQTITVKQKRGKPQQNCALKEHSMSNIASEKNSYQLESSGEELDQKYSKAKPVCNTCGKIFSEASSLRRHMRIHKGVKPYVCQLCGKAFTQCNQLKTHVRTHTGEKPYKCELCDKGFAQKCQLVFHSRMHHGEEKPYKCDVCNLQFATSSNLKIHARKHSGEKPYVCDRCGQRFAQASTLTYHVRRHTGEKPYVCDTCGKAFAVSSSLITHSRKHTGEKPYICGICGKSFISSGELNKHFRSHTGERPFICELCGNSYTDIKNLKKHKTKVHTGSETTLDSDTVDNSYNEQESIQNQKSPLSESADVKPSEMSLPLPLPIGTEDHQMLLPITAVVLTLCDMGIN; encoded by the exons ATGGGCAGGCGGGACCGAATCGACCCATCTTGGGGGCTGTGGGAGCGGACGGGACTAAATCGCCCCGCTCCGGAGGGGTGGTGGCAGCGGCAGAGGAGACGGAACCAACCACCCCGGGTTATATGTGGGTGTAGACAGAGCCGCCTCAGCCACTCCTTGGAG GCCAAGACGCTCCATCGCTCTACCAAAATGCAGTATTCCCATCACTGTGAGCATCTTCTAGAAAGACTGAACAAGCAGCGAGAGGCAGGCTTCCTTTGTGATTGCACGGTAGTTATTGGTGAATTCCAGTTCAAAGCTCACAGAAATGTGCTTGCCTCCTTCAGTGAGTACTTTGGTGCATTTTACAGGGATGCCTCTGACAGTAATGTGGTTTTGGATCAGACTCAAGTGAAGGCTGATGGATTTCAGAAACTCCTGGAGTTTATATACACAGGAAACTTAAACCTTGacag TTGGAATGTTAAAGAAATTCATCAGGCTGCTGACTATCTCAAAGTGGAGGAGGTGGTCACTAAGTGTAAAATAAAGATGGAAGACTTTGCTTTTATTGCTAATCCCTCCTCTACAGAGATTTCTAGTATTACGGGAAACATTGAACTGAACCAACAGACTTGCCTCCTCACTCTTCAAGATTACAATAATCAAGAGAAATCAGATGCCCCTTCTGCAGACTCAGTTCAGCCACAAGCAAAAAAAGTGGGTTTAGAAAAGAAATCTACTCAGACCAGAAAGCGAAAAAAGACTTTTAATTCTCAGAAAAACACAAAGAATAAACCAGTGCAATATCAGAATGACATAATTGAGAACTCATCAGTCGATATGTTTTTAGATGCAAATAAACTGGCCATACAGATAACGGAACAAGCTGCCCAAGGCAGCGATAACGCAGAGCTACAGCTAGTGTCTGTGGTGGAAAGTGAAACTTTTGCAGCACAAGATGTTTTGGTTCAGACTATTACAGTGAAACAAAAACGGGGGAAGCCACAGCAGAACTGTGCATTGAAAGAACACAGTATGTCTAATATAGCTAGTGAAAAGAACTCTTACCAACTGGAGAGCTCTGGAGAAGAACTCGATCAGAAATACTCCAAGGCCAAGCCAGTGTGCAACACTTGtgggaaaatattttcagaagccAGTAGTCTACGACGACACATGAGAATACACAAAGGAGTAAAGCCTTATGTGTGTCAGCTCTGTGGAAAAGCATTTACACAGTGTAATCAGCTGAAAACACATGTCAGAACGCACACAG GGGAGAAGCCATACAAATGTGAATTGTGCGACAAAGGCTTTGCCCAGAAGTGCCAGCTTGTTTTCCACAGTCGCATGCATCATGGAGAAGAGAAACCATATAAATGTGATGTGTGCAATCTGCAGTTTGCAACTTCAAGCAATCTGAAGATCCATGCCAG GAAGCACAGTGGTGAGAAGCCCTACGTGTGTGATAGGTGTGGGCAGAGATTTGCTCAGGCCAGTACGCTGACGTACCATGTTCGTCGCCATACAGGAGAGAAGCCGTATGTGTGTGACACCTGTGGGAAAGCATTTGCAGTGTCCAGTTCTCTGATAACTCATTCTCGAAAACATACAG GAGAGAAACCATATATATGTGGCATTTGTGGCAAAAGTTTTATTTCCTCAGGAGAGCTCAATAAACATTTTCGGTCTCATACAG GTGAAAGACCATTTATCTGTGAACTGTGTGGAAATTCTTACACAgatataaaaaatttaaaaaagcacaaaacaaaagtTCACACAG GATCTGAAACCACCCTTGATTCTGACACAGTTGATAATTCCTACAATGAACAAGAATCCATTCAGAATCAGAAAAGCCCTTTGTCAGAGTCTGCAGATGTGAAGCCTTCTGAGATGTCTTTACCACTTCCTCTTCCCATTGGGACAGAAGACCATCAGATGCTGTTGCCTATAACTG CAGTTGTACTGACTCTGTGCGATATGGGAATCAACTAG
- the MYNN gene encoding myoneurin isoform X1 gives MGRRDRIDPSWGLWERTGLNRPAPEGWWQRQRRRNQPPRVICGCRQSRLSHSLEAKTLHRSTKMQYSHHCEHLLERLNKQREAGFLCDCTVVIGEFQFKAHRNVLASFSEYFGAFYRDASDSNVVLDQTQVKADGFQKLLEFIYTGNLNLDSWNVKEIHQAADYLKVEEVVTKCKIKMEDFAFIANPSSTEISSITGNIELNQQTCLLTLQDYNNQEKSDAPSADSVQPQAKKVGLEKKSTQTRKRKKTFNSQKNTKNKPVQYQNDIIENSSVDMFLDANKLAIQITEQAAQGSDNAELQLVSVVESETFAAQDVLVQTITVKQKRGKPQQNCALKEHSMSNIASEKNSYQLESSGEELDQKYSKAKPVCNTCGKIFSEASSLRRHMRIHKGVKPYVCQLCGKAFTQCNQLKTHVRTHTGEKPYKCELCDKGFAQKCQLVFHSRMHHGEEKPYKCDVCNLQFATSSNLKIHARKHSGEKPYVCDRCGQRFAQASTLTYHVRRHTGEKPYVCDTCGKAFAVSSSLITHSRKHTGEKPYICGICGKSFISSGELNKHFRSHTGERPFICELCGNSYTDIKNLKKHKTKVHTGSETTLDSDTVDNSYNEQESIQNQKSPLSESADVKPSEMSLPLPLPIGTEDHQMLLPITGNQSPSSDTLLRSAVTGYSEPQFIFLQQLY, from the exons ATGGGCAGGCGGGACCGAATCGACCCATCTTGGGGGCTGTGGGAGCGGACGGGACTAAATCGCCCCGCTCCGGAGGGGTGGTGGCAGCGGCAGAGGAGACGGAACCAACCACCCCGGGTTATATGTGGGTGTAGACAGAGCCGCCTCAGCCACTCCTTGGAG GCCAAGACGCTCCATCGCTCTACCAAAATGCAGTATTCCCATCACTGTGAGCATCTTCTAGAAAGACTGAACAAGCAGCGAGAGGCAGGCTTCCTTTGTGATTGCACGGTAGTTATTGGTGAATTCCAGTTCAAAGCTCACAGAAATGTGCTTGCCTCCTTCAGTGAGTACTTTGGTGCATTTTACAGGGATGCCTCTGACAGTAATGTGGTTTTGGATCAGACTCAAGTGAAGGCTGATGGATTTCAGAAACTCCTGGAGTTTATATACACAGGAAACTTAAACCTTGacag TTGGAATGTTAAAGAAATTCATCAGGCTGCTGACTATCTCAAAGTGGAGGAGGTGGTCACTAAGTGTAAAATAAAGATGGAAGACTTTGCTTTTATTGCTAATCCCTCCTCTACAGAGATTTCTAGTATTACGGGAAACATTGAACTGAACCAACAGACTTGCCTCCTCACTCTTCAAGATTACAATAATCAAGAGAAATCAGATGCCCCTTCTGCAGACTCAGTTCAGCCACAAGCAAAAAAAGTGGGTTTAGAAAAGAAATCTACTCAGACCAGAAAGCGAAAAAAGACTTTTAATTCTCAGAAAAACACAAAGAATAAACCAGTGCAATATCAGAATGACATAATTGAGAACTCATCAGTCGATATGTTTTTAGATGCAAATAAACTGGCCATACAGATAACGGAACAAGCTGCCCAAGGCAGCGATAACGCAGAGCTACAGCTAGTGTCTGTGGTGGAAAGTGAAACTTTTGCAGCACAAGATGTTTTGGTTCAGACTATTACAGTGAAACAAAAACGGGGGAAGCCACAGCAGAACTGTGCATTGAAAGAACACAGTATGTCTAATATAGCTAGTGAAAAGAACTCTTACCAACTGGAGAGCTCTGGAGAAGAACTCGATCAGAAATACTCCAAGGCCAAGCCAGTGTGCAACACTTGtgggaaaatattttcagaagccAGTAGTCTACGACGACACATGAGAATACACAAAGGAGTAAAGCCTTATGTGTGTCAGCTCTGTGGAAAAGCATTTACACAGTGTAATCAGCTGAAAACACATGTCAGAACGCACACAG GGGAGAAGCCATACAAATGTGAATTGTGCGACAAAGGCTTTGCCCAGAAGTGCCAGCTTGTTTTCCACAGTCGCATGCATCATGGAGAAGAGAAACCATATAAATGTGATGTGTGCAATCTGCAGTTTGCAACTTCAAGCAATCTGAAGATCCATGCCAG GAAGCACAGTGGTGAGAAGCCCTACGTGTGTGATAGGTGTGGGCAGAGATTTGCTCAGGCCAGTACGCTGACGTACCATGTTCGTCGCCATACAGGAGAGAAGCCGTATGTGTGTGACACCTGTGGGAAAGCATTTGCAGTGTCCAGTTCTCTGATAACTCATTCTCGAAAACATACAG GAGAGAAACCATATATATGTGGCATTTGTGGCAAAAGTTTTATTTCCTCAGGAGAGCTCAATAAACATTTTCGGTCTCATACAG GTGAAAGACCATTTATCTGTGAACTGTGTGGAAATTCTTACACAgatataaaaaatttaaaaaagcacaaaacaaaagtTCACACAG GATCTGAAACCACCCTTGATTCTGACACAGTTGATAATTCCTACAATGAACAAGAATCCATTCAGAATCAGAAAAGCCCTTTGTCAGAGTCTGCAGATGTGAAGCCTTCTGAGATGTCTTTACCACTTCCTCTTCCCATTGGGACAGAAGACCATCAGATGCTGTTGCCTATAACTGGTAATCAGTCTCCTTCTTCAGACACATTGCTGAGATCTGCTGTTACTGGATATTCAGAACCTCAGTTTATTTTCTTGCAGCAGTTGTACTGA
- the MYNN gene encoding myoneurin isoform X4 has translation MQYSHHCEHLLERLNKQREAGFLCDCTVVIGEFQFKAHRNVLASFSEYFGAFYRDASDSNVVLDQTQVKADGFQKLLEFIYTGNLNLDSWNVKEIHQAADYLKVEEVVTKCKIKMEDFAFIANPSSTEISSITGNIELNQQTCLLTLQDYNNQEKSDAPSADSVQPQAKKVGLEKKSTQTRKRKKTFNSQKNTKNKPVQYQNDIIENSSVDMFLDANKLAIQITEQAAQGSDNAELQLVSVVESETFAAQDVLVQTITVKQKRGKPQQNCALKEHSMSNIASEKNSYQLESSGEELDQKYSKAKPVCNTCGKIFSEASSLRRHMRIHKGVKPYVCQLCGKAFTQCNQLKTHVRTHTGEKPYKCELCDKGFAQKCQLVFHSRMHHGEEKPYKCDVCNLQFATSSNLKIHARKHSGEKPYVCDRCGQRFAQASTLTYHVRRHTGEKPYVCDTCGKAFAVSSSLITHSRKHTGEKPYICGICGKSFISSGELNKHFRSHTGERPFICELCGNSYTDIKNLKKHKTKVHTGSETTLDSDTVDNSYNEQESIQNQKSPLSESADVKPSEMSLPLPLPIGTEDHQMLLPITGNQSPSSDTLLRSAVTGYSEPQFIFLQQLY, from the exons ATGCAGTATTCCCATCACTGTGAGCATCTTCTAGAAAGACTGAACAAGCAGCGAGAGGCAGGCTTCCTTTGTGATTGCACGGTAGTTATTGGTGAATTCCAGTTCAAAGCTCACAGAAATGTGCTTGCCTCCTTCAGTGAGTACTTTGGTGCATTTTACAGGGATGCCTCTGACAGTAATGTGGTTTTGGATCAGACTCAAGTGAAGGCTGATGGATTTCAGAAACTCCTGGAGTTTATATACACAGGAAACTTAAACCTTGacag TTGGAATGTTAAAGAAATTCATCAGGCTGCTGACTATCTCAAAGTGGAGGAGGTGGTCACTAAGTGTAAAATAAAGATGGAAGACTTTGCTTTTATTGCTAATCCCTCCTCTACAGAGATTTCTAGTATTACGGGAAACATTGAACTGAACCAACAGACTTGCCTCCTCACTCTTCAAGATTACAATAATCAAGAGAAATCAGATGCCCCTTCTGCAGACTCAGTTCAGCCACAAGCAAAAAAAGTGGGTTTAGAAAAGAAATCTACTCAGACCAGAAAGCGAAAAAAGACTTTTAATTCTCAGAAAAACACAAAGAATAAACCAGTGCAATATCAGAATGACATAATTGAGAACTCATCAGTCGATATGTTTTTAGATGCAAATAAACTGGCCATACAGATAACGGAACAAGCTGCCCAAGGCAGCGATAACGCAGAGCTACAGCTAGTGTCTGTGGTGGAAAGTGAAACTTTTGCAGCACAAGATGTTTTGGTTCAGACTATTACAGTGAAACAAAAACGGGGGAAGCCACAGCAGAACTGTGCATTGAAAGAACACAGTATGTCTAATATAGCTAGTGAAAAGAACTCTTACCAACTGGAGAGCTCTGGAGAAGAACTCGATCAGAAATACTCCAAGGCCAAGCCAGTGTGCAACACTTGtgggaaaatattttcagaagccAGTAGTCTACGACGACACATGAGAATACACAAAGGAGTAAAGCCTTATGTGTGTCAGCTCTGTGGAAAAGCATTTACACAGTGTAATCAGCTGAAAACACATGTCAGAACGCACACAG GGGAGAAGCCATACAAATGTGAATTGTGCGACAAAGGCTTTGCCCAGAAGTGCCAGCTTGTTTTCCACAGTCGCATGCATCATGGAGAAGAGAAACCATATAAATGTGATGTGTGCAATCTGCAGTTTGCAACTTCAAGCAATCTGAAGATCCATGCCAG GAAGCACAGTGGTGAGAAGCCCTACGTGTGTGATAGGTGTGGGCAGAGATTTGCTCAGGCCAGTACGCTGACGTACCATGTTCGTCGCCATACAGGAGAGAAGCCGTATGTGTGTGACACCTGTGGGAAAGCATTTGCAGTGTCCAGTTCTCTGATAACTCATTCTCGAAAACATACAG GAGAGAAACCATATATATGTGGCATTTGTGGCAAAAGTTTTATTTCCTCAGGAGAGCTCAATAAACATTTTCGGTCTCATACAG GTGAAAGACCATTTATCTGTGAACTGTGTGGAAATTCTTACACAgatataaaaaatttaaaaaagcacaaaacaaaagtTCACACAG GATCTGAAACCACCCTTGATTCTGACACAGTTGATAATTCCTACAATGAACAAGAATCCATTCAGAATCAGAAAAGCCCTTTGTCAGAGTCTGCAGATGTGAAGCCTTCTGAGATGTCTTTACCACTTCCTCTTCCCATTGGGACAGAAGACCATCAGATGCTGTTGCCTATAACTGGTAATCAGTCTCCTTCTTCAGACACATTGCTGAGATCTGCTGTTACTGGATATTCAGAACCTCAGTTTATTTTCTTGCAGCAGTTGTACTGA
- the ACTRT3 gene encoding actin-related protein T3, producing the protein MGDMLPAVVIDNGSGLIKAGIAGDKEPRFIYSNITGRPKAKSVMLGAGQKDLYIGDEAQAKRGILSIRYPVEHGIVTSWADMEAVWKNVYDHDLKMKASERPALFTEAPLNPLVNREHMTKILFERFEVPALYVAIQAVLALYASGLTTGCVMDSGDGVTHTVPIFEGYCLSHAVLRLDLAGRDLTDYLMRILKESGVSLVSTAEREIVRDMKENLCYVCLYPEEELAKKPSEVEKSYRLPDGQVIKVQNQRFRCPETLFCPSNIGMEAPGIDKLCFNTIMKCDIDLRTNFFSNIILSGGSSLFPGMAERITKEIIRMVPSDTEVKVMAPPDRKLSVWMGGSILSSLSAFQQMWITMAEYREIGPNIVHRKCF; encoded by the exons ATGGGGGATATGTTACCGGCTGTGGTTATAGACAATGGCTCAGGCCTGATCAAGGCAGGCATAGCTGGGGACAAGGAACCACGTTTCATCTACAGCAACATAACAGGCAGGCCTAAAGCCAAGTCCGTGATGCTGGGGGCAGGCCAGAAGGACCTTTACATTGGGGATGAGGCACAGGCCAAGCGGGGGATCCTCTCCATCAG GTATCCAGTGGAGCATGGAATTGTCACATCTTGGGCGGACATGGAGGCTGTGTGGAAGAATGTTTATGACCATGACCTGAAGATGAAGGCAAGTGAGCGACCAGCACTGTTCACCGAGGCACCGCTCAATCCACTGGTCAATCGAGAACATATGACAAAGATTCTCTTTGAGCGCTTTGAGGTACCAGCCCTTTATGTGGCCATCCAGGCTGTACTGGCACTCTATGCGTCAGGCCTTACCACGGGCTGTGTGATGGACTCTGGTGATGGCGTTACCCACACTGTACCTATCTTTGAGGGCTACTGCTTATCCCATGCTGTTCTCCGGCTTGACCTGGCTGGCCGTGATCTTACAGACTACCTGATGAGGATCCTTAAAGAGAGCGGTGTCTCCTTGGTCAGTACAGCTGAAAGGGAGATTGTACGAGACATGAAGGAGAACTTGTGTTATGTGTGTCTGTATCCAGAGGAGGAGTTGGCTAAGAAACCAAGTGAAGTAGAGAAATCCTACAGGCTGCCTGATGGGCAGGTTATTAAAGTCCAGAATCAAAGGTTCCGCTGCCCTGAGACCCTTTTTTGCCCATCTAATATTGGCATGGAGGCCCCAGGGATTGACAAACTCTGTTTCAACACCATCATGAAGTGTGACATTGACCTGAGGACCAACTTTTTCTCCAACATAATCCTGTCTGGCGGTTCCAGCCTCTTCCCTGGCATGGCTGAGCGCATCACTAAAGAAATAATCCGCATGGTCCCCAGTGACACTGAGGTGAAGGTCATGGCTCCCCCTGACAGGAAGCTCTCTGTTTGGATGGGGGGctccatcctctcctccctctctgcCTTCCAGCAAATGTGGATTACCATGGCAGAGTACAGGGAAATTGGGCCTAACATAGTGCAtagaaaatgcttctga